The DNA region GTGCTCGGCGTCCTCGTAGAGTACTTTCTCGTAGATCTCATCAGAGAACAGGACGAGGTGGTGTTTGCGGGCCAGGGCGGCAAACTGCTCCAGTATGTGCCGCGGATACACCGCTCCCGTGGGGTTGTTCGGATTGATGATCACGATCCCCTTGGTACGGCCGGTGATCTTTGCCTCGACGTCGGCCATGTCCGGCCACCAGTTCTCGTCTTCGTCGCAGAGGTAGTGCACGGGCTTGCCGCCGGTCAGCGTAACGGCGGCTGTCCACAGCGGGTAGTCCGGCGCCGGGATGAGGATTTCGTCGTCGTTTTCCATAAACGCCTGCAGGCACATGGAAATGAGCTCGCTCACGCCATTGCCGATGAAGATGTCCTCGACACCGATCTGCATGAGGCCCCGGGTCTGGTAATACTGCGAGATGGCTGTCCTGGCCGAGAAGATACCTTTGGACTCGCTGTAACCCTGGGCCTCCCTCAGGTGGTGGATCATGTCCACCACCACGGATTCGGGCGCTTCCATTCCGAACGGCGCAGTGTCCCCCAGGTTCATCTTGAGGATCCGGTGACCCTCGGCTTCCATTTTCTTGGCGGCTTGGAGGATTGGCCCGCGGAGCTCGTAGCGGACGTTCTGGAGTTTGCTCGAGTACTGCATTGCACGCATGGTTGATCTTTTCACAGGCAGGCAGGGCAGACACGCAGCGGACGAGGCACGGATTGTCTCCGCTGGCCACTCGTTCCCGGTCAGGCCTCCTGCAAGGCCGCCTGGAACGCGAAGGCGGCGTTGCTCCACACCACAAAGAGCAGCGGGGCGGGGGCCAATGCCACCCCGATGACCGGCTGGACCAGCACCGCCGCCACGATGATTCCCAGCAGCACGAGGGCCGCCAGGCTCAGGTACCAGCGCTGGACCGCCAGGTACAGTGACGCTTTTAGGATGGCACGGGTCCTGGCCTGAGGCAGCAGGACCATTCCCGCGAGGACAGTCACTGCAACGCAGACGACGGCGGTCAGGGCCACCGCGATCAGCGGCACCAGCACGGCGGCTGCCGGCATCACCTGCACGATGGCAAGGTCTATGCCAAGGAAGCCGACCGCCGCGACGGCAGCCAGACCTGCCGGGGCGGCCCGACGGAAGGAATGACGGTAGCCGAGCAGGAAGGCTGCAACCGGCCTGACGGCCGGTCCCTCCGCCTCCTTCAGGGACTGGAACGCGGCGAAAGCCGCTGCCAAAGAAGGGGCCACCGTCACGGACAGGAGCAGGAAGAACGGCCAGGCCGCCACCGGGTCAGCCACCAGGGCCAGGCCCAGAAGCAGGGGTGCGTTTGCCGCCGCGAGCAGGAAGTTGACGGCCAGAAACGCATAAACAAAGCCGAAGATGCTCCCGAACGTCTCAAAGCCCGGACCCTGCCACGTTCGCCGCAGCGGCTGCATGGTATGCTGGCGCGCGGTGCTCACCCCTTCATCCCGCTCGTTGCGATGCCCTGGATGAAGTACCGCTGGCCGATCAGGAAGATGATCAGGATGGGCACAACGGAGATGACGGAGCCGGTCATGATCATGGCGAACTCGGCGTCGAACTGGCCCACGAAGGACCGGAGTCCCAGCTGGACCGTCCACAGCCTGTTGCTCGTGAGGTAGATGAACGGCCCCATGTAGTCATTCCACGTGTTGACGAAGGTCAGCAGGGCAAGGCTGGCCAGCGCCGGCTTGGACAGCGGCAGGATGACCCGGGCCCAGATGCCGTACTCGCTGAGGCCGTCGATGCGCGCGGCTTCGCACAGCTCATCGGGGATGGTCATGTAGTACTGCCGCATCAGGAAGACTCCGAAGGCGCCGAAGGCCTGGAGCAGGATCAGGGCGTTGAAGCTGTTGGTCAGTCCCAGCTGCTGCATCATGATGTACTGCGGCACCATGTACGCCTGCCACGGCACGGCGATGGTGGCGATGTAGCCCAGGAACAGCACGTCCCGGCCGGGGAAGCGGATCTTGGAGAAGCCATAGGCAGCCAGGGAGCCGGTGAGGACCTGCAGGAACGTGATGATCACGGAGAGGTACAGCGAGTTCTGGAGGTACCCCATCATGGGGATGCGGGTCCAGATGTCCGAATAGTTGCTCCAGACGAATTCCTCGGGAATCCACTGGATGGGCACCGTGAACACCTGGTTGTTCTCCTTCAGCGAGGAGGACAGCATCCAGAGGAACGGCACCAGGAGTGCTGCCACCAACACCACCAGCACGGCGTAGATGACCACGTTGACGGTGCGCGCCCTGCGCGCCCGCAGGCTCCGGCGTTCAGCGAGGCCACGTTCATGGCCGGCCGTGCCGCCAGGGGCCACCTCGGCCCTGAGGTCTTCAGTCAGGTTGGTCATCAGCGTTCCCTCCGTTGCTGGAGTTTGAATTGCAGGACAGTCACGGTGAGGACGATCAGGAAAAGGACCAGCGAGATGGCCGAGGAGTACCCGAACTTACCTTCGCCGATGCCCTCCTGGTAGATCAGCTGTGAAAGCACCGTGGTGGACCGGCCCGGCCCGCCGTTGGTCATCACGACAATAAGGTCGAAGACCTTGAAGCTGGATACCGTCAGCATCACCACCACAAAGAAGGTGGTAGGCCGCAGCGACGGCAGCGTGACGTTCCAGAAGCGCTGCCAGGCGCTGGCGCCGTCCACTTCGGCGGCCTCATACAGCTCGGTGGGGATGGCCTGCAGACCGGCCAGGTACAGGATCATGTAGTAGCCCATGTCCCGCCAAACGCTGGTGAGGATCACCGCCGGCATGGCCCAGTCCGAGCTGGAGGTCCAGCCCGGAGGGTTGGCAACGCCGACGAACTGGAGGAACTGGTTGATGGGGCCGCTGTCCGGGCTGAACAGCATGTTCCAGACGACGGCAACAGCCACCAGGGACGTGATGTAGGGGAAGAAGATGGCCACCCGGAAGAAGCCGATGCCCTTGAGCTTGCGGTTCAGGAGCATGGCCAGGATGAGTGCCAGAGCCAAGGTCAGTGGCACGTGGCCGAGGGCGTAGAGCAGGGTGTTGCGCAGCGCCACCCAGAAGGAGTCGCTGCCCAGCATCCGCTCAAAGTTGGCCAGGCCAACCCATTTTGGTGCGCTGAACGAAGTCCACTCCATAAAGGCCAGCGCAAAGGCCGCCAGCACGGGAATGAGTGTGAAAGCAAGGAAGCCCAGGAAGTTCGGCAGGATGAAGGTCCAGCCGATCAGCGTGTTCCGCCGCGCCTGCTTGCGGTTGCCCTGCTTGCGGTTGCCCTGCCTGCGGGTGCCCGGCGCCTGGCTCCTCAGGGGAGTGGGGTTG from Arthrobacter pascens includes:
- a CDS encoding pyridoxal phosphate-dependent aminotransferase, translated to MRAMQYSSKLQNVRYELRGPILQAAKKMEAEGHRILKMNLGDTAPFGMEAPESVVVDMIHHLREAQGYSESKGIFSARTAISQYYQTRGLMQIGVEDIFIGNGVSELISMCLQAFMENDDEILIPAPDYPLWTAAVTLTGGKPVHYLCDEDENWWPDMADVEAKITGRTKGIVIINPNNPTGAVYPRHILEQFAALARKHHLVLFSDEIYEKVLYEDAEHIHTASVAEDVCCLTFSGLSKAYRMPGYRAGWVAVTGPLTATLGYREALELLASLRLCPNVPAQHAIQTCLGGYQSIDALVRPGGRLREQRDLAFTLLTAIPGVTCIPAAGAMYLFPRLDPELYPITSDEQFVLDLLQDQKILVSHGSAFNWPQPDHFRFVILPSVLDIEEAVGRISTFLAAYRSITD
- a CDS encoding carbohydrate ABC transporter permease; its protein translation is MTNLTEDLRAEVAPGGTAGHERGLAERRSLRARRARTVNVVIYAVLVVLVAALLVPFLWMLSSSLKENNQVFTVPIQWIPEEFVWSNYSDIWTRIPMMGYLQNSLYLSVIITFLQVLTGSLAAYGFSKIRFPGRDVLFLGYIATIAVPWQAYMVPQYIMMQQLGLTNSFNALILLQAFGAFGVFLMRQYYMTIPDELCEAARIDGLSEYGIWARVILPLSKPALASLALLTFVNTWNDYMGPFIYLTSNRLWTVQLGLRSFVGQFDAEFAMIMTGSVISVVPILIIFLIGQRYFIQGIATSGMKG
- a CDS encoding carbohydrate ABC transporter permease; the protein is MATDTINPTPLRSQAPGTRRQGNRKQGNRKQARRNTLIGWTFILPNFLGFLAFTLIPVLAAFALAFMEWTSFSAPKWVGLANFERMLGSDSFWVALRNTLLYALGHVPLTLALALILAMLLNRKLKGIGFFRVAIFFPYITSLVAVAVVWNMLFSPDSGPINQFLQFVGVANPPGWTSSSDWAMPAVILTSVWRDMGYYMILYLAGLQAIPTELYEAAEVDGASAWQRFWNVTLPSLRPTTFFVVVMLTVSSFKVFDLIVVMTNGGPGRSTTVLSQLIYQEGIGEGKFGYSSAISLVLFLIVLTVTVLQFKLQQRRER